The following proteins come from a genomic window of Dreissena polymorpha isolate Duluth1 chromosome 1, UMN_Dpol_1.0, whole genome shotgun sequence:
- the LOC127849547 gene encoding alpha-crystallin A chain-like, with protein sequence MSWKIVPLHTRDFGFFDRQKDLFNDWVKEFDDDFKTMELHESRSRFDSELERIRRDLFKLDTGSGTLQVDQPFVMDRTGNKKLALRFDCSQFKPEEIAVKTMDGRLCVHAKHTEESPGRKVYREFTREYTLPEKVDPLLLSSTLSRDGVLQIEAPAPHSVSAHKEFLIPIEKLHRF encoded by the coding sequence ATGTCGTGGAAAATTGTTCCGTTGCACACGAGGGATTTTGGGTTCTTCGACCGACAAAAAGACCTTTTCAACGATTGGGTCAAAGAGTTCGATGATGATTTTAAGACCATGGAGCTCCACGAATCGAGGAGCCGTTTCGATAGCGAGCTCGAGCGCATCCGGAGGGACTTGTTCAAGCTCGACACAGGATCGGGGACGCTCCAGGTGGACCAGCCCTTCGTAATGGACCGCACCGGTAACAAGAAGCTGGCGCTGCGCTTCGACTGCAGCCAATTTAAACCGGAAGAGATAGCCGTGAAAACGATGGACGGCCGCCTGTGCGTGCACGCCAAGCACACGGAAGAGTCCCCGGGTCGCAAGGTGTACCGGGAGTTTACGCGGGAATACACCCTGCCCGAAAAGGTGGACCCCCTGTTGCTGTCGTCAACGCTGTCACGTGACGGCGTTCTCCAGATTGAGGCTCCGGCGCCACACAGCGTCAGCGCTCACAAGGAATTCCTTATCCCCATTGAGAAGTTGCACCGATTTTAA